One genomic region from Prunus persica cultivar Lovell chromosome G3, Prunus_persica_NCBIv2, whole genome shotgun sequence encodes:
- the LOC18782622 gene encoding putative disease resistance protein RGA3, producing the protein MADALVYVVLQQLASTTYQQIEKEVKLVLDVKKEVAKITSNLKAIQAVLDDAEKRQVKEAVVRDWLDKLTDVSYEMDDVLDEWNTKILMQQVDNQEKEGDITLLVTKKKVRLFIPFDCFCFGHVSRVILRRDIKLKLKDLNNKLTVIAKERKAYKFQHTEGRVEQPERQKSSSFVDISKTFGRENEKDIIVNKLLSESSQEIVTGPLVIPIVGMGGMGKTTLAQLAYNDENVKAHFERRIWVCVSDPFDEIKIAKAIIDGNGTPNSDELEAFLQCMSKSIEGEKFLLVLDDVWTQDHRKWEQLKLPLLKGAMGSRILVTTRKEEVAIMMGAKRSHMIHLKQLSEESCWSLFYHLAFFDKEEDESNVFEAIGKEIVKKCKGLPLAAKALGSLMRFKKTKKEWEDVLRSEIWELEEVEQEVFQPLLLSYYDLASGVKRCLLYCVIFPKDYEFNKDNLIELWMSQDYLSLERNQEKEIVGENYFNNLVMRSWFQDFKKDDNGNTTVKMHDIVHDFVQFLNQRECYIMIVKDANKRIELPSDKVRHLTLILASDNQIACSISLSPPVSFDNCKVLRTLSCFDSRITSLDPDLILQLKGLRTLNLSGNIFNELPKEIGELIHLRYIDLSGNHHMNELPNTMCNLYNLQTLHLTGCRQLAKLPKAIGKLINLRHLHIKSCYALKYLPKGIGRLRSLQVLDGFSVCAADNSETLQLGDLGILDKLQGSLFIKGLGNVRDASEAEKAQLANKRHILCLELDFSNGDKRRQGERDGEMLSFLEPPQSLEFLSISCYCGGTFSSPNWMISLPNLRTLVLRSWKNCDFLPPLGKLPSLQILSIDDMPSVRKVGAEFLGIKETSALLKSSSPTVSFPKLKKLSFSGMCSWEEWEGVGGSAEEDSEVRIMPCLSSLDILKADSLQTLPDFLRKTPLRDLTIYKCSVFLEHSCQERRGEEHLKISHIPNIEINYKSVREDGVWIQQEDETEETDSSDSDEDDDGIAQE; encoded by the coding sequence ATGGCTGATGCACTCGTTTATGTAGTTCTACAACAATTGGCTTCAACAACATATCAGCAAATAGAAAAAGAGGTGAAATTGGTCTTGGATGTTAAGAAAGAAGTTGCAAAAATCACCAGCAATCTCAAAGCTATTCAAGCCGTTCTCGATGATGCAGAGAAGAGGCAAGTGAAGGAAGCCGTCGTGAGAGATTGGTTGGATAAGCTGACAGATGTATCGTACGAGATGGACGACGTGCTGGACGAGTGGAACACTAAAATTTTGATGCAACAAGTTGAcaaccaagaaaaagaaggtgaTATAACTCTTCTTGTTACCAAGAAGAAGGTACGTTTGTTTATTCCCTTcgattgcttttgttttggccATGTCAGTCGAGTAATTCTTCGTCGCGACATTAAGCTTAAGCTAAAAGATCTGAATAACAAGTTGACTGTGATTGCTAAAGAACGAAAAGCATATAAGTTTCAACACACAGAAGGAAGAGTTGAACAACCTGAACGGCAAAAAAGTTCATCGTTTGTTGATATATCTAAGACATTTGGccgagaaaatgaaaaagatatTATAGTAAACAAGTTGTTGAGTGAGAGTAGTCAAGAAATTGTAACGGGTCCCCTTGTTATCCCCATTGTGGGGATGGGAGGAATGGGAAAGACAACTCTTGCACAACTAGCCTATAATGATGAAAATGTAAAAGCGCATTTCGAAAGGAGAATATGGGTTTGTGTCTCTGATCCTTTTGATGAGATAAAGATTGCCAAGGCCATCATTGATGGTAATGGAACCCCAAACTCAGATGAATTGGAAGCTTTCTTGCAATGTATGTCAAAATCTATAGAAGGGGAAAAGTTCCTCCTTGTCCTAGATGATGTGTGGACTCAAGACCACAGAAAGTGGGAACAATTAAAGTTACCTTTGCTGAAAGGTGCTATGGGTAGTAGAATACTGGTGACCACACGAAAAGAGGAAGTTGCTATTATGATGGGAGCAAAGAGGAGCCACATGATCCATTTGAAGCAATTGAGTGAAGAATCATGTTGGTCCTTATTTTATCACCTTGCATTCTTTgacaaggaagaagatgaatctAATGTGTTTGAAGCTATTGGTAAGGAAATTGTCAAAAAGTGTAAGGGTTTGCCTCTTGCTGCAAAGGCTTTAGGTAGTCTCATGCGCTTTAAGAAAACTAAGAAAGAATGGGAAGATGTCTTGCGCAGTGAGATATGGGAACTTGAAGAGGTTGAACAAGAAGTTTTTCAACCGTTATTGCTAAGTTATTATGATTTGGCGTCGGGGGTCAAACGTTGTCTTTTGTATTGTGTTATTTTTCCAAAAGATTATGAGTTCAATAAAGATAATTTGATTGAGTTGTGGATGTCACAAGATTATCTTAGTTTGGaaagaaaccaagaaaaggaaatagtAGGTGAAAACTATTTCAATAACTTAGTAATGCGGTCATGGTTTCAAGATTTTAAGAAAGATGACAACGGCAATACTACCGTCAAAATGCATGATATTGTGCATGACTTTGTGCAGTTTCTTAACCAAAGGGAATGTTACATCATGATTGTCAAGGATGCTAACAAGAGAATTGAGCTACCAAGTGATAAGGTCCGCCATTTGACCTTAATCCTTGCATCGGATAACCAAATTGCATGTTCTATTTCATTATCACCTCCTGTTTCATTTGACAATTGCAAAGTTCTGCGCACCCTGTCATGTTTTGATTCAAGAATCACTAGCTTAGACCCAGATCTCATTTTGCAATTGAAAGGCCTTAGGACATTAAATTTGAGTGGTAACATTTTCAATGAACTTCCAAAGGAGATTGGCGAATTGATACATTTGAGGTACATTGATTTGTCTGGTAATCATCATATGAATGAATTACCAAACACTATGTGTAATTTATACAATCTACAAACCTTGCACCTCACTGGGTGCAGGCAGCTTGCAAAACTACCTAAGGCCATAGGGAAGCTGATTAACTTAAGGCATCTTCATATTAAGAGCTGTTATGCGTTGAAGTACTTGCCAAAAGGGATTGGGAGATTAAGAAGTCTGCAGGTATTagatgggtttagtgtatgtGCTGCTGACAACAGTGAAACACTCCAGTTAGGTGATCTGGGAATCTTGGACAAGCTTCAGGGTAGCCTTTTTATCAAAGGGCTGGGGAATGTGAGAGACGCTAGTGAGGCTGAGAAAGCACAATTAGCGAATAAAAGACACATCCTTTGTTTGGAACTAGATTTTTCGAATGGAGATAAGCGACGACaaggagaaagagatggaGAAATGCTGAGTTTCTTAGAACCACCTCAAAGTTTGGAATTTTTAAGCATTAGTTGTTACTGTGGCGGCACCTTCAGCTCTCCCAACTGGATGATTTCTCTACCTAATTTGAGAACCCTTGTTCTTCGTTCTTGGaaaaattgtgattttttgCCTCCTCTTGGGAAATTGCCGTCCCTTCAAATATTGAGCATAGATGATATGCCTAGTGTGAGAAAGGTTGGAGCTGAATTTTTGGGAATAAAAGAAACTTCAGCATTGTTAAAATCATCCTCACCAACTGTTTCATtcccaaaattgaaaaagctcAGCTTCTCTGGAATGTGTAGTTGGGAAGAATGGGAAGGAGTGGGAGGGTCTGCGGAAGAGGATTCTGAAGTTAGAATAATGCCATGCCTTTCTTCATTGGATATTCTTAAGGCAGACAGCCTACAAACACTGCCCGACTTCCTGCGAAAGACACCACTGCGCGATTTGACTATCTATAAATGCTCTGTATTTCTTGAACACAGTTGCCAAGAACGCAGAGGAGAGGAGCATCTCAAGATTTCTCACATCCCAAACATCGAAATTAACTATAAGAGTGTTCGAGAAGACGGAGTTTGGATCCAGCAAGAGGATGAAACCGAGGAAACGGATAGTTCTGACtctgatgaggatgatgatgggATTGCACAAGAATAG